One genomic window of Salvia miltiorrhiza cultivar Shanhuang (shh) chromosome 4, IMPLAD_Smil_shh, whole genome shotgun sequence includes the following:
- the LOC131019941 gene encoding GDSL esterase/lipase At5g62930 → MRPQIVLFGDSITQQSFRSGGWGASVADTYSRKVDVVLRGYGGYNTRWALFLLHHLFPPVSEAPSPAAVTIFFGANDAALLEGTGKRQHVPLEEYKENLRKMVQHIKNHSPKTLVVLITPPPIDLEGRQEYARSMYGDKASKVADRTNEVAGTYADQCVALAKELCLPSINLWSKMQETNGWQRRFLSDGLHLTPEGNAVVFGELVKILDEAGFSALPYDFPLHSEIDEENPASSFSQDRATV, encoded by the exons ATGAGGCCTCAAATAGTGTTGTTTGGAGACTCCATAACGCAGCAATCTTTCAGATCGGGGGGTTGGGGCGCTTCTGTAGCTGACACATACTCAAGAAAG GTTGATGTAGTGCTTCGTGGGTATGGCGGCTACAACACTAGGTGGGCTCTCTTCTTGTTGCATCACCTATTCCCTCCG GTATCTGAAGCACCTTCTCCTGCTGCTGTTACCATATTTTTTGGGGCTAATGATGCTGCTCTTTTGGAGGGCACTGGCAAAAGGCAGCATGTACCTCTGGAAGAATACAAGGAAAACTTGAGAAAAATGGTTCAACACATAAAG AATCATTCCCCCAAAACGCTTGTTGTGCTCATAACTCCACCTCCCATTGATCTGGAAGGGCGTCAAGAATATGCTAG GTCCATGTATGGTGATAAGGCCTCAAAAGTGGCTGATAGGACAAATGAAGTAGCTGGGACATATGCCGACCAGTGTGTTGCTTTAGCCAAAGAACTATGTCTTCCTTCAATTAATCTATGGTCCAAGATGCAAGAAACCAATGGTTGGCAGAGAAGATTTTTGAG TGACGGTCTCCACTTGACACCGGAAGGAAATGCAGTTGTTTTCGGGGAACTAGTCAAGATTCTTGATGAAGCAGGGTTCTCAGCCCTGCCATATGATTTCCCCTTACATTCAGAAATTGATGAAGAAAACCCTGCAAGTTCCTTCTCTCAGGATCGCGCTACAGTGTGA
- the LOC131023307 gene encoding uncharacterized protein LOC131023307 — protein sequence MAETGSPQFVVARSAISGTSGLLCLLAALTLALARARSLVVAPSSGFRREISNYRWSIKWILCIQFVGVVIGTIAPLFRWFVASWFKISEMERKSFGDEIKIEEYWTSRLVEWRGRSLPFQVQNRVWKKLLRDAVRLLVNFCIGVQIIFVSAGKIVLFLSARFGKAIFLCFCKNLRPHSMRESESRDGAEVDFSNYVLLLEGERQLPDQILKNICNEVDRLMQIGENKQPKNLIRLLKKSANFNGVGQFDSSQVPSLHSQEPPNCWSLPLVTLTTISFALANVADEEASQLLASVSEGLSIVKLIEKTLDKNGELESIRKAADVVWVGVEVYRKWDYKDLESTSLRGTTHKKTLQNLSHIAEKIVTDFMAQTEDVLMQNPLNWPVRAIAANSMYRIAQTILVEMKDGKDRSDNELFESISITISDILAACLTNLVRVIKLKCHRNNVKERQESVRRAAILLGESKEILEILQERELPSSDMEKVANIDEWRAFIALDF from the coding sequence ATGGCAGAAACTGGTAGCCCTCAGTTTGTGGTGGCAAGGTCTGCCATCTCTGGCACCTCAGGTCTCTTGTGTCTATTGGCAGCTCTAACTTTGGCATTGGCTCGTGCTCGATCTTTGGTGGTGGCTCCAAGCTCGGGTTTTAGACGAGAAATCTCTAACTATAGGTGGTCCATCAAATGGATTTTGTGCATTCAGTTTGTTGGAGTGGTGATTGGAACCATTGCTCCTCTATTCAGATGGTTTGTTGCTTCGTGGTTCAAGATTTCGGAGATGGAGCGCAAGAGTTTTGGAGATGAGATAAAGATTGAGGAGTATTGGACTTCGAGGCTGGTGGAGTGGAGAGGCAGATCACTTCCTTTTCAAGTTCAAAACCGTGTGTGGAAGAAGCTGCTTCGTGATGCAGTAAGATTGCTTGTGAATTTCTGCATTGGAGTTCAGATTATCTTTGTTTCTGCTGGCAAAATAGTTCTGTTCCTCTCTGCTAGATTTGGGAAAGCAATTTTCCTATGTTTCTGCAAGAATTTGAGGCCTCATTCAATGAGGGAATCTGAATCAAGAGATGGAGCAGAAGTGGATTTTAGCAACTATGTTCTTCTACTTGAAGGTGAGCGACAGTTGCCTGATCAAATCCTCAAGAACATCTGCAACGAGGTGGATAGGCTTATGCAGATAGGTGAAAACAAGCAGCCCAAGAATCTGATCCGACTTCTGAAGAAATCTGCCAACTTCAATGGGGTGGGACAGTTTGACAGCAGCCAGGTTCCGAGCTTGCATTCTCAAGAACCTCCCAATTGCTGGTCTCTGCCCCTGGTGACTTTGACAACCATTTCATTTGCACTTGCCAATGTTGCAGATGAGGAGGCTAGCCAATTATTGGCTAGTGTTAGTGAGGGCTTGTCGATTGTGAAGCTCATTGAGAAAACTTTAGACAAAAACGGAGAGTTAGAAAGCATCAGAAAAGCAGCAGATGTGGTTTGGGTTGGAGTTGAAGTATACAGAAAATGGGATTACAAAGATCTTGAGAGCACGAGCTTGAGAGGCACAACGCACAAGAAAACACTGCAAAACCTCTCCCACATTGCAGAAAAGATTGTGACAGATTTCATGGCTCAAACGGAAGATGTTTTGATGCAGAACCCTCTAAACTGGCCTGTTAGAGCCATTGCTGCTAACTCAATGTATAGGATTGCTCAGACAATCTTGGTCGAGATGAAAGATGGCAAAGACCGAAGTGATAATGAGCTTTTTGAGAGTATATCCATCACCATCTCAGATATACTAGCAGCTTGCCTCACCAATCTAGTGCGAGTCATTAAATTGAAGTGTCACAGAAACAACGTCAAAGAAAGGCAAGAAAGTGTGAGGCGAGCAGCAATTCTTCTTGGTGAGAGTAAAGAGATTCTTGAAATTCTGCAGGAGCGTGAGCTTCCGAGTTCTGATATGGAGAAAGTTGCTAATATTGATGAGTGGAGGGCATTCATAGCGCTGGATTTTTAA
- the LOC131023306 gene encoding uncharacterized protein LOC131023306, with translation MQERITPKLKQREAELNRIDRVSFELMLSRNCSQSYDEYRSMVQAKLDSTTPWIGVYIAAASAACTFSMMADAIIGFRSKKYWLPCKYFSLNAFSLTLLAVTMKLPVDLTSIDLNVKDKLPRISSLVLMCAGISHFMTSLGSMENNEILLNIAALGILVITIAGNVCIHTLERRSFPNVRDMLLEQVASAMIMLLVLATLCSLAVMVPGARRYMQLKYNEMHKSVSNRELEWGRTSIDEVGVLVKGYWVMAETGSPQFVVARSAISSASGLLYLLAVVTFAVAVTLTTASPNRSSLAYCIHVSEYNWSVIGIGKVQSLGVMVGSIAPLSRWFVASWLKISEMERKSLEDELKVDKYWTWRLLEWRDTSPPFQIQNRVCKKLLCDAVKFVLNFCIGAQILFVSSAKLVLFLSARFGSAVFLCFCKNLKRPDSVGAEMDFSNYVLVLEGEPQLPDKILNNICNEADRLIQIGEKKQPKNLIRLLKKSANFNGVGQFDSSQVPSLHSQEPPNCWSLPLVTLTTISVALANVADDEASQLLASVSEGLSIVKLIEKTLDKNGELESIRKAADVVWVGVEVYGKWDYKDLKSASVRGATNKETLLKLSDIAGKIVTDFMAQTRDAVMQNPLNWPVRVIAANSMYRIAETMLVGMEDEEEEEEVFERISMSISEIVAACLTNLVRVIQFKCHTNDVKERQESVRRAAILLGESKEILEILQERELPSLDMERAANIDEWRRASMVMALDIENP, from the coding sequence TTAAATCGAATCGACAGAGTTAGCTTTGAGCTCATGCTTTCACGTAACTGCTCCCAATCATACGATGAATATCGGAGCATGGTGCAAGCGAAACTTGATTCAACTACGCCGTGGATAGGCGTGTATATTGCAGCAGCCTCTGCCGCCTGTACGTTTTCAATGATGGCTGATGCTATCATTGGTTTCCGAAGCAAAAAGTATTGGCTTCCATGTAAGTATTTCTCTCTCAACGCATTCTCCTTGACTCTATTAGCCGTGACCATGAAGCTGCCCGTAGATCTAACTAGCATCGACCTCAACGTCAAAGATAAACTCCCGAGGATTAGTAGCCTCGTTTTGATGTGTGCCGGTATTAGTCATTTCATGACATCTTTGGGCTCCATGGAGAATAATGAAATTCTGCTCAACATAGCCGCTTTAGGCATTCTCGTCATCACTATCGCGGGGAACGTGTGCATTCATACACTTGAGAGGCGTTCCTTCCCTAATGTGCGAGATATGTTGCTTGAACAAGTTGCATCCGCTATGATCATGCTCCTCGTGCTCGCCACGTTGTGCTCTTTGGCCGTCATGGTTCCGGGCGCCAGAAGATACATGCAACTCAAGTATAATGAGATGCATAAATCTGTTTCAAATAGAGAATTAGAGTGGGGAAGAACTAGTATTGATGAGGTTGGAGTATTGGTGAAAGGGTATTGGGTGATGGCAGAAACAGGCAGCCCCCAGTTTGTGGTGGCAAGGTCTGCCATTTCTTCTGCTTCGGGTCTCTTGTATCTTTTGGCAGTTGTAACATTTGCAGTAGCTGTAACTCTGACAACAGCTTCTCCCAACAGGTCCAGTTTGGCCTATTGTATACATGTTTCAGAATATAACTGGTCTGTCATCGGTATTGGCAAAGTTCAGAGTTTGGGAGTGATGGTTGGAAGTATTGCTCCTCTCTCAAGATGGTTCGTTGCTTCATGGTTGAAGATTTCAGAGATGGAACGAAAGAGCTTGGAAGACGAACTCAAGGTTGACAAGTACTGGACTTGGAGGCTGCTAGAGTGGAGGGATACATCACCTCCGTTTCAAATTCAAAACCGCGTGTGCAAGAAGCTACTTTGTGATGCAGTAAAGTTCGTTCTGAATTTCTGCATTGGAGCTCAGATTCTCTTTGTTTCATCTGCCAAACTAGTTCTATTCCTCTCTGCTCGATTTGGGAGTGCAGTTTTCTTGTGTTTCTGCAAGAATTTAAAGAGGCCTGATTCAGTGGGAGCAGAAATGGATTTTAGCAACTATGTTCTTGTACTTGAAGGTGAGCCACAGTTGCCTGATAAAATCCTCAACAACATCTGCAACGAGGCGGATAGGCTTATCCAGATAGGTGAAAAGAAGCAGCCCAAGAATCTGATCCGACTTCTGAAAAAATCTGCCAACTTCAATGGGGTGGGACAGTTTGACAGCAGCCAAGTTCCAAGCTTGCATTCTCAAGAACCTCCCAATTGCTGGTCTCTGCCCCTGGTGACTTTGACAACCATTTCAGTTGCACTTGCGAATGTTGCAGATGACGAGGCTAGCCAGTTATTGGCTAGTGTTAGTGAGGGCTTGTCCATTGTGAAGCTCATCGAGAAAACTCTAGACAAAAACGGGGAGTTGGAAAGCATCAGAAAAGCAGCAGACGTGGTTTGGGTCGGAGTTGAAGTATACGGAAAATGGGATTATAAAGATCTGAAGAGCGCGAGCGTGAGAGGCGCAACCAACAAGGAAACACTGCTAAAGCTCTCAGACATTGCAGGAAAGATTGTGACAGATTTCATGGCTCAAACGAGAGATGCTGTGATGCAGAACCCTCTAAACTGGCCAGTTAGAGTCATAGCTGCAAACTCAATGTATAGGATTGCTGAGACGATGTTGGTAGGAATGGAagatgaggaggaggaggaggaggtatTTGAGAGAATATCCATGAGCATCTCAGAAATAGTAGCAGCGTGCCTCACCAATCTAGTGCGAGTCATTCAGTTCAAGTGTCACACAAACGACGTCAAAGAAAGGCAAGAAAGCGTGAGGCGAGCAGCGATTCTTCTGGGCGAGAGTAAAGAGATACTTGAAATTCTGCAGGAGCGTGAGCTACCGAGTTTGGATATGGAGAGAGCTGCTAATATTGATGAGTGGAGGAGGGCATCCATGGTGATGGCGCTGGATATTGAAAATCCTTGA